TAGCTACATCCTATTGGTGGAAATACTCATCGTTGGGCTTCAGCATACAGCAATGTGAAACAGCTGCTCAGCATGTAGCTCCAGTTTTGAAAATGTTTCTCTTTTTAGCAATACCCAAGTTCTCACACTGCCAAGAGGCTTTTGTGTAAATCAGCAGATATTTTAATATGTAAAACTGAAAGGGGATTCTTTTCAAAATCATTTTCAAGCTGATTAACATTGTGTCTTTGTACAGTCGATGTTGGTGGGTTGTCCTCCTGAGTCCTCGGCTGTGCAGATTGGATTGTTCCTCAGGAGCACAGAGGACACATTTGCAAACTCTCTGATGTCCCATTGCCCGATGACATTGTCAATGGCCTGAAGGCAGTTCAGCTTTACCAGGTTATCAGCAAATCCCTTTGGAAAACCCCGCAGGCTGTTAAAGGAAAGGGTCAACTCTTCTAACTGTGAAAGTCCATCAAATACCGGCAGGTGTCTCAGGTTGTTGCTATCTAAATACAGATAAACAAGTTTCGAGTTATATTTGAATGTGGCAGCTGCCAGGGTGTCAATGAAATTGTCAGACAGTTTTAACAGTTGCAGCTCTCTGAGATTGGAAAGGAAGTTCAGTGGGAGCGATGTTAATAAGTTGCTGGACAGGTCGAGCTTCAATAGTTTGGTTAAGTTAGCGATCAGCTCAGGTGGAAAATTTCTGATGACATTTCCCGAGATGGTCAGATACTGGAGATGACGCAGCTCGGAGAATAGAGTTGCTGTGACGTTTGAGAACTGGTTGTGGTCTAATCGCAGGTCGGTCAGTTTGTGATGGTGTCTGAGGAACTGGGAAGGTAGGAAGCTAAGTTCGTTGTTTGACAAGTCAAGGACTTTGAGGAGAAGCAGTTGACTAAaacctgtctctgggagtgtCTTGAGTTGGTTACTCCTAAGATCCAGCGTGTCGAGTTGAGGAAAACGTTCAAATGTTTGTCGGAGCACTGTGAGTTTATTGTTGGACAGATCCAGGTAGGTCAGTTTAGTGAGTGACTTCTCTAGGTGAATGCTGCGTAAGTTATTGTTGGCTAGATTTAACCAAGTGAGATTGGAGAGGTTTTCAAATAGATCTGCTGCGAGTTCTGATAGGTGGTTTGCAGATAGATCCAGAGACTGCAGTCTTAGCAGAGGATCAAAGATGTCATTCTGAAGGACGAGACGGTTACCAGATAAACCGAGATAGTTCAGCTGTCCCAAGTTGCTGAACGAATTGAGAGGGATTCCAGTCAGAGAGTTACCATCCAGGAATAATGTCTGTGTGCTGGGATTGATGTCCACTGGGATGGTCTGCAGGGCAGTGTCTCGACAATCGACAAGTTTTAAATGGCAAAAACATTTCTCCGGACAGGCAGAGAGAGTCCCAGCCCCAATGAGAACAACCAGCAGCTCTAGGATTCGCCCCATGGTGCCTACAGCGGAGAGGTGAAACTCAGATATTGCCAGGCAGCTTTCCGGAAACATGTGATGGCATTTAATTTTCACCCATATCTTACAAAAgcaaaaactgcagatgttggaaatctgaaataaaacaatttgctggagaaactcagcaggtctggcagcacctgagagaggagagaaacagaattaatatttcattTCAGAATTAATATTCCACCCCATATCTCATTAGTTTTGTGGTTGCATCCTCGCGAAGTCCCAGTTGGACGGAAATTATCCTTCAGTGCTTAACCCCTTCAGACAAAGCAAAACAAAATTCAAATACCTGCATTCATATCGAGCCTTACACAGCCTCAAGATGTTCCAAGACATTTCACACCAATGATGTGTCACTGTAGCTGTGACATTGGATAGATGGCAGCTAATTTACACACAGCAATGGCACAGTGCTCAATGAATAGATAATCTGTTCTGGGTCATCCTAGTTCAGGGATAAACATTGGCCATAGGACATTGGAGTTGTCCTCCACAAAGATTTCACATTTACTGATGGCATGGAATTCTGCTATGGATTTAACAAACTACATGAAAGAACCATTTCGAAAGGATGGTGTCCCCAAGATGGAATTACACTCCTCGTAGTGAAAGTGAGGAAATCATTATGGCACTGTTCTACATGTGGCATAGGGTCATAGCGGTTTACAGcatggggaaacaggccctttggcccaacttgtccatgtcgccAGTTTgcacattgattagattagattacctacagatTGCCCTTcgaaccaacaagtccacaccaacccgccgaagcacaacccacccatacccctaaacttaacccttcacctaacactacgggcaatttagcatggccaattcacctgacttcgggaggaaaccggagcacccggaggaaacccacacagacagggggagaatgtgcaaactccacacagacagtcgcctgaggcgggaattgaacccgggtccctggcgctgtgaggtagcagtgctaaccactgtgccattgtgctggccccatctagtcccatttgcctgcgtttggtccacatccctccacaGCTACCCGTCCATGGATCTGTTCAAATGTTTCTCAGTGatctccaccactacctctggcagcctgttccagatacgcaccaccctctgtgaaaaaaatgTCCCTTTGGACCCTTTTGTACCTctttcctctcatcttaaacctgtgccctgtaGTTTTAGACTACCCAAACAAGGGGAAAACctgttggctatctaccttatTGATACCTGTCaggattttatagacctctgtaaggtctcctatgctccagggaaaaaagaaaTCCCAGTCTATTcggcttctccttataactcagaccttccagtccaggtaacatcctcataaatcatCTCTGCAgtctttctagtttaatattaTCCTTACATAGTAGAATgtgcagaactgcacgcagtatgctaaatgtggcctcactggTGTCTTGTCCAGCTGCAAtaagacgtcccaactcctagactcgttgttgtggttctgttcaccaagctgggaatttgtgttgcagacgtttcgtcccctgtctaggtgacatcctcagtgcttgggagcctcctgtgaagcgcttctgtgatctttcctccgccatttgtagtggtttgaatctgccgcttccggttgtcagtcccagctgtccgctgcagtggtcggtatattggatccaggtcgatgtgcttattgattgagtcTGAttaacactcatccacagactcaatcaacaaacacatcgacctggacccaatataccggccactgtagcggacagctggaactgacaacggaagcggcagagacaggccactataaatgccggaggaaagatcacagaagtgcttcacaggaggctcccaagcactgaggatgtcacctagacaggggacgaaacgtctgcaacacaaattcccagctcggcgaacagaaccacaacaacgagcacacgagttacaaatcttctcccaaactttgaacctaGACTCAATGCTGTAACCGATGAAAGCAATgtcaccttcaccaccctgtccaactcctgtgactcaattttcaaggtgctatgaaccaaTACACCTTGATTTCTTTGTTCTATAGCTCTCCCAGGGCTCCACCActgattcctgctgaagggcttatgcctgaaacattggttctcctgctcctcggatactgcctgacctgctctgcttttccagcaccgcactctaaACCACTATCActgactgtgtaagtcctgccctagtttgtcttaccaaaatgcaacaccttgcatttttccaaattaaactccatctgccattccctgGCTAATtgacccagctgatcaagatccctttgcaatcttaaataaccttcttcactttccactataccaccaatcttgttgtcatctacaaccttactaaccatacctcctaaattctcatccaaatcatttacataagtgatgaATGACAGTGAACCCAGTACCAATTCCTGtgacacactgctggtcacaggcctcccatctgaaaaaacaaccctctaccaccttCGGCTTTCTCCTTtcaaggtcaaaagtcacactggtcacctgatgaaggagcagcgctccgaaagcttgtgatttcaaatagcatggtgtcatatgacttctgaccttgtccaccccagtccaacactggcacctccccaTCATGTTGTcctttcaagccaattttgtatctaattggctagctctcTCTGAAGCCCATGAGATTCAATTTTACTCAACAACCCACCATgcagtaccttgtcaaaggccttgctacaGACATgtctaccacactgccctcatctGCTTTCTTGGTCaccccttcaaaaaactcaatcaaattcatgagaaataatttctcatgcacaaagccatgctgactatcccaaatagTCCTTGCCTCTTCCAATGCATgtcaatcctatctctcagaatcctctctaacaacttacccaccacaaactttaggctcactggtctgcagttcCCAGGCGTTTccctgcagcctttcttaaatagtggcacaacatttgccaccctctaaCCTTCGGGCACTTCACccatggctattgatgatacaaatatctcctcTAGGGGTCCCACAATtccctccctagcttcccaccaaGTCCTGGGATACACTTCATTAGATTCCTGTGGATTGATCTACCATAATGAGTTTTAAAGACtttcagcacctcctcctctggaATATGGACTCTCTTCAAGACAACACCGTTTATTTCCCCAAGGTCCCCAGTATCTATACCTTTCATGgtggtaaatactgacaagaaatattcatttaggatctcacctaGAACACTCCACACGTAGacgaccttgttgatctttaaggggccctattctttccttagttactcttttgctcttcatgcatttgtagaattcctttggattttTCTTTACCCTATCTTCAAAGCCATCTTGtgtccccttttcaccctcctgatttctctctaaaGTGTACTTCAAAACCCTGTATACTTctcaagggattcacttgatcccagctgtctctacctgacatatgtCTCCTTCTTGGGCCTCCATACCTCTAGTCCTTCAGGGTTCCCTACTCCTgcctgccttacccttcactctaacaggaatgtGTTGGCTTTGAACCCTCATTAACTCACTTTTGAATGCCTCCCACTTCCCATaagtccctttgcctgcaaacagccTCCCCCAGTCAACTTCTGAAAGTTCCTCTCTAAGACCATCAAAATTGGttttgccccaatttagaactttaacttgtggaccagatctatccttttccatagctactTTAAAACTAAAGGAATTATGGTCATTGGTCCCAAGGTGCTCCCTTACTAACACattagtcacttgccctgccttatttatcAAGACgaggtcaggttttgctcctTCTATAGTAGGACCATCTACATGTTGCATCAGAAATTCTTCCTGAACACACTCAACAAATTTATCcctatccaagcccttaacactacaccagtcccagtctgtgtttggaaagctaaaatcccctactattgcAACGGTATTATTCTTGCAGCTCTCTGTGATCTCCCTACCAATTTGCTCCTCAATCTCCTGCTGACAACTGGGGGGCCTAAAGTACAATGCTATTAGTGATTTCTTccttcttatttttcagttccacccatatCGACTCAGTGAATGTACCCTGAAAAATATTCTCTTTCAGTACCGCCATGATGTTCTCCCGAATCAAAAACAccattctccctcctctcttgcttctcctctatccttcctatagcatctataccctggaacattgagctacccagtcctgtcactctctcagccatgtctctgtaatagctatgatatcccagtccaatacTCCTGTTCATTTCCCTTACCTGTCAGGcttcctgcattgaaataaatgcagtgtaactcaGACTTCCCATGCTTCCTGTCTAGTACTAGGATTACCAGCACTGCCTTTAGTATTTAACTTGCTCTGCTGTGTACAGATTCCTACCTTACAACGGTAACTAGACTTCCAAAGTTCTTCATTGGCTGTGAAAGGCTTTATGCTTGGACTGacattgtgaaaggtgctatttaAATGAACAACCTAATGAACTGCTCCCACTGCTCCCACAACCTGGAAAGTGACACTTTGTTAGTTTTTGTGATGATGCTGAGCATAAAACTGTAGGGAGAACACCCCTCCTCTCCttcaaatttagattagattagattacttacagtgtggaaacaggcccttcggcccaacaagtccacaccgacccgccgaagcacaacccacccattcccctatatttacccctttacctaacactacgggcaatttagcatggccaattcacctgacctgcacatctttggactgtttgaggaaaccggagcacccggaggaaacccttaCTTCACATTCAACTGATACTTTCAATTCTCAAATGTTGTTAGGAAAGCCTTTGATTAGAATCCTCGTTCCAACACTTCTCCAATCATATCTGCAACTTCCAATGAAACAAGTTTCTGAATATGTTTAAGATCCATCAGTTTTCTGTGCCTTTGTCACATTTTCAGGAGATTAATTTATTAGGGTGTCTGAGAAGGAACATGTAGAGGGTGATGTAGCAAGGACTTAGTGTCGATGTTGTTTGTTATTCTCACATAGTCATCAAAATGCCTAGCTTCACTCTAAGGGGAAATTGGAAAAGCCTTGTGCTGACAAAGGGAGGTGCTGAGAAGCAACTGAGACgggtcagttggctggacagctggtgtgCGATGCAgagtgggtttgattccagctgaGATTATTGCAAAGATGATCTTTCTCAAGTTGTGCCCGTGActgaggtgtgatgaccctcaggttaacccATCACCAGTTATTCCTTTCTCCTGAGAACAGCCCTATGGTGTGGTAcaactatggcaactttacttcTTACCTGTATTGAACattaaagattaaaaaaaagaagaCTCAATCCAACTTAATTGATGTCCCCGATGGATTACAGATAAAATTATTTCCTCTCTCTTCCTGTAGATCAGACATGAATGCATTTGATAAAGCAATTCCAAATTAAACACACCAATACTCACCAGTAAGCTCTGTCCTGCAAACCTCTTCTGAACAACTCCTTTCTGCCTGTCCACAGTATTGCAGAAATTTGTTTTCTTGGGCATGTTTGTTCATGAGGTTAATGATCTTGCAATCATTGTCAGTCAGTTGTTGACACAGCCTGTTTTCCTAAGAATGATGATCTTTAACAGATTAAGGTCAAAAGTAAATCTCTCTGttgaatttgatttttttaaaaaaaaagttaattcatGCGATGTCAGTGTCACTGACTGGCCCAGTgtttattacccgtccctagttgccccttgagaaggtgggggtgagctgccttcttgaaccgctgcagtccatgtgctgtaggtagacccacaataccctgagggagggaattccaggactttgaccccgCGATACTGAAGGAACgacgatatattttcaagtcaggatggtgaggggcttggaggggaacatgcagggggtcgtgtttccatgtatctgctgcatttgaccttctagatggaagtagttcATGAGTTTGAAAGGTTCTTGCCTTAGTgactttctgcagtacatcttgtagattatacatactgctgctactgactattggtggtgggggggagtgaATATTGAAGGGTATGATGCCTTTGCTTTGCCCTGTATGGTGtcacaagcttcttgagtgttgttggggctgcacacacccaggcaagtggggaatgttccatcacacgcctgacttatgccttgtagatggtgaacaggctctggggagtcaggaggtgagttactcactataGTATTCCAGTTTCCCAACTTGTGTTAAAATACTTTCTTTATGAAATAATCATTCTCTCTGTTTTCAGTTCATTTAACCAACTGGGTAAGAAAGATCAGATAAGTAGCTAGTTTAAGTGTTTCGCTGGTGTTTGTCTGAATCAGGGTTAGCTGCTGTGTTGGTATGACTGTGTAACTCTGATAAACAGGTAGGAGCAGAAGGAGGTCCTTGTGTTTATCTGCATCATTCAGTGTGATTGTGGCTGACATATTTCTTCGTTCCTTTTggcaaaaagtgaggactgcagatgctggaaatcagagtctagattagagtggtgctggaaaagcacagcaggtcaggcagcatccgaggttcCTTTTACCTCACACCACCAGGGtccccggttcgattccagcctcgggcgacagcctgtgtggagtttgcacattcgccctgtatctgtgtgggtttcctccaggtgctccg
The Chiloscyllium punctatum isolate Juve2018m chromosome 5, sChiPun1.3, whole genome shotgun sequence DNA segment above includes these coding regions:
- the LOC140476842 gene encoding uncharacterized protein isoform X1, with protein sequence MNKHAQENKFLQYCGQAERSCSEEVCRTELTGAARPAEFLQQIVLFQISNICSFCFCKIWVKIKCHHMFPESCLAISEFHLSAVGTMGRILELLVVLIGAGTLSACPEKCFCHLKLVDCRDTALQTIPVDINPSTQTLFLDGNSLTGIPLNSFSNLGQLNYLGLSGNRLVLQNDIFDPLLRLQSLDLSANHLSELAADLFENLSNLTWLNLANNNLRSIHLEKSLTKLTYLDLSNNKLTVLRQTFERFPQLDTLDLRSNQLKTLPETGFSQLLLLKVLDLSNNELSFLPSQFLRHHHKLTDLRLDHNQFSNVTATLFSELRHLQYLTISGNVIRNFPPELIANLTKLLKLDLSSNLLTSLPLNFLSNLRELQLLKLSDNFIDTLAAATFKYNSKLVYLYLDSNNLRHLPVFDGLSQLEELTLSFNSLRGFPKGFADNLVKLNCLQAIDNVIGQWDIREFANVSSVLLRNNPICTAEDSGGQPTNIDCTKTQC
- the LOC140476842 gene encoding uncharacterized protein isoform X2 — its product is MNKHAQENKFLQYCGQAERSCSEEVCRTELTGTMGRILELLVVLIGAGTLSACPEKCFCHLKLVDCRDTALQTIPVDINPSTQTLFLDGNSLTGIPLNSFSNLGQLNYLGLSGNRLVLQNDIFDPLLRLQSLDLSANHLSELAADLFENLSNLTWLNLANNNLRSIHLEKSLTKLTYLDLSNNKLTVLRQTFERFPQLDTLDLRSNQLKTLPETGFSQLLLLKVLDLSNNELSFLPSQFLRHHHKLTDLRLDHNQFSNVTATLFSELRHLQYLTISGNVIRNFPPELIANLTKLLKLDLSSNLLTSLPLNFLSNLRELQLLKLSDNFIDTLAAATFKYNSKLVYLYLDSNNLRHLPVFDGLSQLEELTLSFNSLRGFPKGFADNLVKLNCLQAIDNVIGQWDIREFANVSSVLLRNNPICTAEDSGGQPTNIDCTKTQC